Below is a genomic region from Nitrospira sp..
ATCTTGGCGCAGAGCCGACACAGTTTTTGTCCACGATCCAAATTGGGATCACCGCGATTGGCATACTGAACGGTATTGTCGGTGAATCGGCATTGGCCGCGCCACTTGCCATCTGGTTGCAACGATTCGGGATTGAGCAACAGTCGAGCGAAATAGGCGCGACGATACTGGTGGTATGTATCATCACCTATGTCTCTATCGTTGTTGGGGAATTGGTGCCTAAACGTATAGGTCAATTCAATGCTGAGGGCATTGCCAGACTTGTGGCTCGCCCGATCTCAGTCTTAGCTAGAGTGTCGCGACCGTTCGTGCACCTTCTGTCGTACTCGACTGATGGCATACTGCAATTACTGGGAAAACGCGATTTGGGGAGTGCCAATATGACCGAGGACGATATCCACGCTGTGCTTAAGGAGGGTTCAGAATCCGGAGTTATCGAAAAGCAGGAGCATGACATGGTGCGCAATGTGTTTCGTCTGGATGATCGTCACGTCGGCTCTCTGATGATCCCGAGTAGCAACATCGACTATCTAGACATCCATCAACCTCTTGAAATGAACCTCAAGCATGTCGCAGAGTCTGTACACTCACGTTTTCCAGTGTGCCGGGGAGGCCTCCAGGAAATTTTAGGAGTCCTTACGGCCAAGCAATTGTTCAACCAGCTACATACTAATGGCGTGACTGATCTTGCGACACAACTTCAGCCGTGCGTCTACGTGCCAGAATCGCTGACTGGAATGGAGCTTTTGGAACAGTTCCGTGTTTCCGGGACCGATATGGTATTTGTAATCGACGAATATGCCGAAGTACAGGGATTAGTTACCTTGCAGGACGTCCTGGAAGCGGTGACTGGCGAATTTCAGCCCCATAATCCCGAGGACGCATGGGCAGTCCAACGTGAAGATGGTTCATGGCTGTTAGACGGTCTTATTCCAATTCCTGAGCTGAAAGACCGCCTGGAACTAAGAACCGCCCCGGAGGATGACAAGGGGAGATATCACACGCTCGGTGGCATGATGATGTGGCTGCTTGGTCATATGCCACGCGTCGGTGATAGAAGTGAATGGGAACAGTGGCGGTTTGAAATTATCGATTTAGATGGTAGGCGGGTTGACAAGGTACTGGCGAGCCGGGTAGCAGAGCAGTCGAACTTCCACAGTAACGTGGACTCCTCCCAATCGCAGGAAAATGAACACTGAATGCCATGAGCCATGCACTATACCCTGAAGGGATAGTTGCGATTAAGCATAATTAGGTCTTCAACAGATTTCAGCAGTTACAGAAGACCCCTTGTGCTAAAAGTTGTTCGAATCTATACGAACAGCTGAAATCAGTAGAACTGCAGGAACGTTCCTAAGCTTCGGCATTCAAATAGGAAACGGGGAAACCATTTGAAACACCGAGTCTTTTTAAATGCACCTTACTCACATTCCTAAACCGCTGGCTGCATAAGCTCCCCGTATTTCTTCACACATCTCCCAGACCCGCAGAATTGTCTCAATTGCAGAATGTCCCGATTCTATTCGCCTAGTTCACATTGCGCGTTGTCGGGGGAGTGCAATGCCTGAAGCGTTGCATCGGAAATGCAGAATGTCCCCGATTCTCCGGCCCCTCTTTTGAAAGACGATTGCCTTGACCTAATGCGTAAGACGGTACTATGATCGATACGATAAATGTAAGGAGGTAGGTTATGGCGACAACGACGATCTCGTCCAAGTTCCAAGTCGTGATCCCGAAGGAAGTTCGGGACAAGCTCCATCTCGCCCCCAGCCAGCGGTTGCAGGTGGTGGAAAAGGGAGGCGTCATTACGCTGGTGCCGGAAGTGCCGCTGAAATCGCTGAAGGGTGCGCTCAAGGGCATGCCCGCGACAGATCTCCGCGAGAAGAAGGACCGGGTGTGAAGGTCTTATTGGATTCCAGCGGGTGGATTGAATTCTTCACCGATGGTCCTCTGGCCGACCGCTATGCGGCCTATCTCACCCCTCGGTATCAGCTCATTACGCCGACCATCGTGCTGTATGAGGTCTACAAGAAGATCAAACGAGAGCGGGGCGAAGAGACGGCGTTATTGTTTGCGGGCCGGCTCAATGCCACCGAGGTCGTTCAACTGACAGAATCGATCGCCCTTCTCGCCGCTGATGTGAGTTTGCGGCACGGGTTAGCCATGGCCGACGCGATTGTCTACGCGACGGCAAGAGATCAGGAAGCTGAAGTTGTTACGGGGGATGCGGATCTCAAGGATTTACCAGGGGTCGTGTACATCAGGTAGGGAGCCATCACCTTCATCTCTTTCAGGCTTCCACGCACTTCCGGTCCCTTGTAGAGTCCTCCGGGGGCATGGAGGCTTGTGAGCAGAGAAGAGGCGCACAGGACCAAGGTATTGATACAGCTTCTTTTATGAAAGGCTTGAGGCGTCCGACAAATTGCAAGCCAATCTTCGACGCGTGAGGCGACTCGTTGGCCTGTGTTCGAGCCTGAGATCGAGAATGGTCAACTCCGCCCTTCCCTTGCAAGTTCCTCCTCTTCCGGCGTCAGTGCTGGTATGGGATCAGTGTTCATGTCAGTGATCGGGCCTGACTGACGAACAAAGGTATGTGGCCTTGCCAGAAACGTCGCCAAAACCGTCCGTTGCCTGAAGGAAGGTAAGTGGCTGAAAGGAGTGGCTGGCCTTGCTCCTGGAACATCTTACCCTGGACGGAAGAAATATTGCCTCTCTCAAACGTGCGGGCGA
It encodes:
- a CDS encoding type II toxin-antitoxin system VapC family toxin encodes the protein MKVLLDSSGWIEFFTDGPLADRYAAYLTPRYQLITPTIVLYEVYKKIKRERGEETALLFAGRLNATEVVQLTESIALLAADVSLRHGLAMADAIVYATARDQEAEVVTGDADLKDLPGVVYIR
- a CDS encoding hemolysin family protein is translated as MEILMLISLVLLNGMLAMSEIALVTARRSRLADLAAEGDHSSEVALHLGAEPTQFLSTIQIGITAIGILNGIVGESALAAPLAIWLQRFGIEQQSSEIGATILVVCIITYVSIVVGELVPKRIGQFNAEGIARLVARPISVLARVSRPFVHLLSYSTDGILQLLGKRDLGSANMTEDDIHAVLKEGSESGVIEKQEHDMVRNVFRLDDRHVGSLMIPSSNIDYLDIHQPLEMNLKHVAESVHSRFPVCRGGLQEILGVLTAKQLFNQLHTNGVTDLATQLQPCVYVPESLTGMELLEQFRVSGTDMVFVIDEYAEVQGLVTLQDVLEAVTGEFQPHNPEDAWAVQREDGSWLLDGLIPIPELKDRLELRTAPEDDKGRYHTLGGMMMWLLGHMPRVGDRSEWEQWRFEIIDLDGRRVDKVLASRVAEQSNFHSNVDSSQSQENEH
- a CDS encoding AbrB/MazE/SpoVT family DNA-binding domain-containing protein; its protein translation is MATTTISSKFQVVIPKEVRDKLHLAPSQRLQVVEKGGVITLVPEVPLKSLKGALKGMPATDLREKKDRV